The sequence below is a genomic window from Vigna radiata var. radiata cultivar VC1973A unplaced genomic scaffold, Vradiata_ver6 scaffold_7, whole genome shotgun sequence.
TCATAATcaatgagaataaaaatattaaaatagaatacatTATCTaggaatttattaaaattaattaacttaaagataattttattttattacaaaaatagtttttataaatatttataaaataaacataattggGTTTGGTATGcctttgttagatatattattattattatatatcttggatatatattttatttttatcttatctttatctttaatttttagttagtttgttattactCCTTATTAGTATTTggacttagcccatatttctcctattataaatagagtacctatgtgtatattcaacacaagaaaaattaatagcATACATAATTGTTACTATATTAGACAACTcctatttatattatgttaagaTAGAAACTTTGGCCattaggaaaaagaaacaaaaacttaaGGGTGAGAGTGGGAGTTTGATCGAGTCAAGGTCTGTGAGAGTTCGGGGGTCTTGTTGAAGGGCATTGTTTATTCTAGGAAAAAAATCTTAGTGAGAAACCCAAGTAGGGGGAGCTTACATTCTTTGTTTTGTCATTCttgatttttattctaattgGTTACATGTTACATATGATCTTGTGGTATTATTAAATTCATGTTGTTGTAGTCTTTTTGTTGACTCTTGTTATTGTAAAATCGGTTGGTAGATGTTGTTTAGACCTTTTATGCATGGTAAATAATAGTAtgaaggtttaatacctattttggtcttCTTATCAATTAgttttgttcaaagtgatctTCCTATTTTTGagttgttcaaagtggtcccttcttttgtaaaaatggttcaatttggtcctttttgctgATGGTGTTTAAAATGCCAATGGCATAATGTTCACCTTGGTCAATATTCAATGAACTGGCCATTTGTCTTAATACGTGACAAGATCAGCCCAATTGATGTGACAATGTTAAAAGTCCTTGgccttaattaaattatttctattacAACTAAATTTACTTTACCTTAATTAAACCTCTAATTCACTATCATGAAACCCTAATTAGAAACTTCTTTCCCTCTCAGTTTTTTGGTGCTCGGACAAACCCAACCTTGGGGTGTTGTTGCGGGGTTCGTAGGGTTTTCTTATTCTCCTTTGTCTTGGTTTGAACTCAGGAATCCTGATGGCACAAAGAGGATGAAGGCGTTGCGTTGGGTGTTTTGGGTGAGACTCGTTGTCCTGTAAGGAGCTATGGCTAGGTAGGTGATGGAATCCTTCCTGACATAGTCCTCTTAGtcgtatttttatatttcattgtatttgtagtgtagcttgcaaggagcatgggtcactataGATACTCAGCTCCTCACTTGTATTctttacttttgagattaatgagaattgagaTTTTTGGAATAGAAAccattctctcttgaaagtcacaaggCTAGAAAGTCCAAGAGACCTCCTttagccaccttccaaggcaCACTTCCTCACTCTCATTTTCCATTCCAAGTGCTTCTCTCCCTCTACGACATCACTTTTCCACCACTCTACTTCATCTTTGTGGCACGCGTCAGCGGAGCTACCACGTGTCCATTCGTCCACACGTCAGAAGCTATACACATCACTAGcttctcatttttcatttcgCACTCGAACTCGTGATCTCTCTTATCGATTAGGGTTTTCAATCGTTCATATCTGTTATCTTTCAATTCCTCTCTCGATCTACAGGTTTGCAAACAATTTCCGCTGCGTTGTCTCTCTGGAGGAAGCTTCGAGGATTTGCGTCACACCTACAGTCTATTTCTCGGAGCTACTCTTCCATCAGTAAGAGGTTTTGTCTTCTCCTTTTCTAGTTAGGGATCGTGATTGGTTGGAAGGGCAAactcccttcttcttcttctctgttTTGGGTTGTTATGGTGGGGAAGGAAAGGCGTTTTCCCATGGGTGCTTCGCGATGTGAGGATCTCGTTCTCCAACGTCTTCGCGATGATAGGGGCTTGGATGAGGTTAGTGATTCAAATCAGGGTTGAATTTGGGTTTTTGTTCTTGATTATTCTCTATAGTTTTGATCTCGCGATTTGGAGCTAGGTTTTTGATTTGGGATTTTGGAGTTTTTTTCGTTTGGAGGGTGATGATTGCGGGTTGCAGTTTTTTGGTGATGGTTTAGTTTGGGGTTTCCGGTGGTAGTTTGGGTGCGAGCAGTAGTGGTTGGTGACAAATGTGTTTAgtaagaagaagatgagaatatattaagaataaaataaaatacaataaaaataaaagtacaaaaagtgaaataaaaacttttaacatTGGTATTTCACGTGGCCACGTATTACAAAACTAGATAACTCATTGAATATTGGCTAAGGTGGACATTACatcgttagcaaaaaggaccaaattgaactaGTTTTACAAAAGAAAGGACCACTTTCAACAAAACTAACTAATAAaaagaccaaaataggtattaaacctagtATGAATGAGTTATGAGAACAAAACATGGTTTTGGGTGTGCATTGTTTATATGTGTGTTGTCATTTGGATGTATGCATATGAAGATATGACAAGTTGTTGTGGGGTCTTCTCACCATACCTAGTAAATCCAAGATGACTCTTTCGACCGTGGATGCTGGAAAGAGGTTCTCTTAGGCCGTGGATGCGGGAAAAGGATGAGTTCGAGTGGTGATGACTCTTTCAACCGTGGATAAGGGAAAAAGGTTCTCTTTGGCCATGAATGCGGAAAGAGGGTGAGTTTGAGTGCTGATAACTCTTTCGAACATAAATGCGGGAAAAAGATTCTCTTCGATCGTGGATGCGAGAAGAGGATAGATTTGGTGCTGGATAACAAGATGACTCGAATAGGTTGGTTCATATGAACATGTAATATGGTAGGGTAAGGGGGATATACTATAATTTTCTTATGATGGTGTGTGACTGTGTTTAAGTTGTTGGTGTGTAGTTGTTGTGTTTATTATTGTGATGAATTTTTAACATCTCTGTGTTATGTTATTATTCTTATGATTTATTCTTGGGTAGCTCACTTCTATGTTTGTGGTGTGGTTTTCACCCACGATGATCATTTTATACAAGAGTAAATGTTCATGCAGATAATTCGGATGCTATATAACATGACGAGTTGATTGAGATAGTTGGAGAATTTATGGTTTTGGTTTTGAGTAAACAATTTTATTCCgagttttattttgtaattaattgaaattatgatttatttttggttaattGTAAAGATATATTGAATATGGATTTTAACAATGAtagtatgattttaaaattttcaatttttttttcgtaaTCGTGACATCACACATTGGGGTATTACAAGgatctttatattaaaaatctttCTAATAGGGGTTTTAGACAAATGTGTATGGTTGTTATGATACAATGACGGTAAAAACATATCGCCATTAAGGTACTCTTGGATGGAAATGATTTTGCTCGAAGAAAATGTACTGATATGGAAGAGACTCGTCCTTGAAGGGGAGATTGTTGAAAATCTGTGAGTCTAAATGTAGaccataaaatattataataattaagaaatatatattctaagtggttttattttttttatctaaaaagaTTAATGGTTATCTaagagatttattttatttaaaaaatatatatagttattattataatatagtttcgtaaaagatatataaagtaGTTATTATAATACATACAAGTTATATATGATGGTTAtttcttaaacaaatttattaaaatgatataagaTTTATTATGCGTGTGTATTTTGTTATATACAAaagatttaaagatattttttacaaaacaaaaacataaaggtatgaatagatattttattttagggttatTTAAAAGATCACCTAAAATCTCTTAAGAGTATTTAGGGTTTTAAAGGTGAGAGTGAAACCTAAAAATGTACATACTAAACAAGTCAGTGAGTGTTACACTCAGGTTAGAGAAATGTGACTGAGTAGATTTGGAGGAAAAATAAGAGTAAAATTCAAACATAGGAGGAAAGGATAAGGTTTTAAAGGTTGAGTTTCAAAAAGGATGAAGGAAgaagtaaataaaaagagatagGGAGAGCTTACATTCTTACTTTCTTGTTTTCTTGTATGTAtgtgttttgaatttaaaaataatgatgtttTGAGGTTTGATGAGTATTttcaatttgttattttaaagttaTGAGAATgagattttatgaaattgtaTCAGTATTTGGGataaattggttaaaaagatGGGTTTTGTGAAGACATATATTTTGGAAAGTTTCTATGTGTTTGTGAATGTGTTCCATAGTCGGGGAGGCTGCTCGGAAGGGTGATGTGTTCCATTAGTTAGGGAGAATGCTAGAAAGAACAAGAGTTCCATTAGTCGTGGAGGCTACTCAGAAGAGCATTACATTCCATCATATCTAGGGAGGTTTCTCATAAGAGCGTTTTGTTCCACTATAACTAGGGAGATTGCCCTGTGAGGGCGATGTGTTCCACTTGTGGTTAAGGAGGTTGTCCTTTGAAGGCATTTTGTACCATCATAGTCGGGGAGGTTGCCCGTTGGAGCGATTGTTTCAGTTTTGGTCAAGAAGGCTACTCTTTTAGGACATTATGTTTGCATATGtgtgaaaagaaattatttatttatatgttccttttattgttttattaaaggaaagaattattgaaaaaaaaataaagaaaacgtTTTGGCTTTACTATGTTAGTTCACCCTTCTATTTTGGTGGTTGTAGTTTCCACCTATGATGATCACTTTTTTACATAAACATATGATAGTGTAGGTGTTGAAGAAGGTGTATGGCATTAGAGAAAGTGGTTAATATAGAGAgatatttaagataatttttttactcttatgtttttctttttaaaataatgtacaatttttttattgagattttcaataaaataggaAGGAAGTTTAttctaaattatgtaatttttattaattatagatTGGAAAGCAAACTATTGGGGTGTTACAATGTGTCCCACATTAGATAGAGATAAGAAAGGTGAACAccttataaagaaaaagactcATAAACTTATTGTATTAAAGTTTTTGGTTAGAAGAGTTGTCAATCTCTTTTGTGAATTAAACTTGTGTCTCATTAATACTATGTCTCTCTCACGAATCTCTCTTGAAAGATTCATTATAAGTTTAGGCTTaacatcaattttctttttttttcacaaaaaattaaataattgctACAAATATAGgggaaaaataatattaagctCATAAGTTTATTATGGgatgtattaaaattaagtacATTAGTGAGAACACATACACCTACGTGTATGCAtgttatactaaaaataaaaattattttttatttttaaatttatagaaaaaacatattcatgaaaagtaattataaagtaaatagtatttataattttaccatagctatttttttttattaaatgtagctattgaattaaaaaaacaattcaaaacctAAAGGACTAGTAAGAGTAAAAATTGATGACATGAATTGTATTAATCTCGTTGTGCAAAACTTTAGTCTTAAGTCTCTAGTTAATTGGCCCTTGGTTCTCACCAAATTCTACAAGAGTTTTATACTTTTTGGTTGCTTGGTGATGGAGATGGTTAAAAATGTGGTCATCATATTGACTGAAGATGAGTTGGTTGTGTATTAATTTgtcaaacaatattattttcacttaaaaattCATGTCATGAACTATGTTGACATCGCTGTGCAAAAACTTTGGCCTTTGGTCCCAAATTATTTGACCCTTGGTCCCCACCCAATTCTTGGAGCAAGAGTTTTACACCTTTTGGTTGCTTGGTGATGGAGATGGTTAAAAATGTGGTCATCATTGGCTTAAGATGAGTTAATTGTGCATTAATTTGTctaacaatattattttcacttaaaaattCATGTCATGAAATGTGTTAACTTCATTATGCAAAACTTTAGTCTTAGGTCCCCAATTATTTGACCATTGGTCTCAACCCAATTCTGTAAACAAGAGTTTTCACTTTGTTTACCAACTTCTTCCATTGCAACAATACCTACGATACACAAAATAAGGACTCCAAAATCggaaaaacaaccaaaaaacaaaacaacccaaaatgataaaaaaaaaaataagaaattgaaaacaaatcaaaataaccaaacaaaacaacaaagcaAAACCGAAACGAATGGTGAAAACTTACCAAACCCACTTTAGTGGTGGTTTAGGCCTTCAACAATGTCTCGAAACGATGATTACAACAAAACGAACGACGAACAATAAACAATGAACAATAAACGGTGAACAACATACAAAATACGACAAATGACAACAGTTGAAGGATCGGTGAATAATATCGCAGAACCCTCTCTCTTGCACAATCTCCTCTCTTGCaatgagaaatgaaaatttgaatgcaGACACCAAAAGCATTAAAAATGGAGTCAGATTATTCTTTTACAATAGATTATTTATAAAGAACATTTAAAAACTCTAATTCTTCTgttataacatatttaataacatGCTATTTAAAAAAGCTTAAGGAGgagaaaaaattatgtttcattttcttatattgGTTCATTTGTAAATGTGTATATTATGTACagtttatttttatcaactaaTCAAGTTCAACTAGACAGGCTAAAATGTTGCAAGATGCAGTTGAGTTTTGTTTGAACTTTAGTTAGTCTTAACTAGAACAATAGTATTATTTAGACATTTGTTCACtctttaccaaaaaaaaaaaacaaacttaaatattatttgtaattcaatcattcaactaaaattttaaatattatttaatattcaacAACTCCTAATTAACTACCcaaagaattatttaaaatacaactaattataattaaaacttgAGTATTATTTAGAACACATCCACTCTTAACtaattaactttattaataaaagagtgataaaaaatcacaaaatttttgcttattaaaaatagtaaaatgtcTTTCGACAGTCATGTTAAAGCACTATTATAGTTTGCTAAAGAAGACAAACAATATTCTTGTCAAATTTATATCAtgttaattatttgcattttgagtcgaaaataacaataaaataataagtaataaaattgtctagatttaaaagaaaataatatatatatagaaggagacaaaaataaacaaaacaattatcaaatattttaatcaatagtTGACATTTATTAAATAGGAGACTCCAGTTTTCTCCAGATGGATGGGATCCGTGTCAGCATAGTTGCAAATGCGTTTTAGACATGAATTTCCAAGTTTGCAGTGAAGCTATCTATTGTTGCTTTCTCGTTTTCAACAATTTGGATATGAATTTTGTAAACATAATCTTCGTTCTTATACAACCACAGGCACATAATTAACTttctccaaaattaaaatttggaatCCTAGAGGACTTTATACAAGGCCTGAGTGAGCCCACTTGACCAAGCAATACACAAGACAAATAATTCGAAACTCACATATTATGTATTCACTAAAATGTGACGATTCTTTTGAATGCAGTTTAGTTCGTGCAAAGATTCATCGTTGACATTGGGGGAGTAGTATGCAAGTCGGACAATACCACTTTCCCTTGAACCTTGTCTCCTGCGTTAGCCCAACACACGAATAGTGGAACCATTCACCTCCTTGGCACTATCaccaaaaacagagaaaaactCAGATTCCAATTAACCAAGGCTACAGACCAAAAAGTCAAGAATAGCACAAGATAGAGAAAACTAAAATGTACTTACATTTTCGTTGTCACACGCAATCATATCCCCGAAAGATACCTGAATGATCAGAATAGAACTGCCTCAATATTCTTGTTTCAACATTTTAAGCAAAAAAAACGACAATATGGCATAATTGCTCACAtggaaattttataattatgttacaTATTATGAGCAATTAATCTGAACCTGATGACAAACACAGTATGTAGGTTCATTTGGATCAATGGGTTGATCAACATCCATTGGGGTAGCATACTCTTTCTTATGACTTCCTGGTGGAGGCATTAACTCAAAGTCCCTATCGCGCTCCCGATCCCAATCTCTATCCCTGTAATCAATTCTCTTTGGCTGAGGAGTTATGTATATGGGCTTGCGCTTTTCAGCTTTAGGGACTATAGGCAATGGGGGCAGAATTGCTGGTTCATCCGGTGGTATTTTACCCTCTGATTGAATAAAATGAAGCAGAGGAAAAAGGCGTTAAGAAAGCTCATGACTAGATATATACCACAAGAATCAATTTTGTTTcgataaacaaaaaaatttagaagaaagAAAGCGCATATAAATGAAGAGTTGAAGTCCTCAACAAATATACCAAGAATGCAAGGTGAATTgtctttaaaaaacaaaaaaaaaatgtatcttGGCATACCACGGACTCTGTAGATCTACCAAAGCCACCGAaaagatcattagaagaatacCACAAAGGAACTTAGTGAACATCTGAATCTCAGATGAACTCAACAAGCAACAATCGACCAACAAAGACCACAGAAATGTTTCCCCTAAATTTCCAAAAGATATTCGCTTGTGCTTTGACACTTTCCTTCTATATACAGCAGGCTATTTATACAAGTTCAAAAATACCCCAATTATGCACTGTCCCACGGTCTacctcaaaaatatatttttctaattggCATCAACCGAAACAAAACATTATTAGGTATTTCTGAGgaaatgttaaataaacttgCTGCTTTTAGTACAGATTATTGTTTCATTGGTAATGGCGAGAAGACATGACTACTTCCTTTATAGATATGTTTATTGTACTATTACACCTGATCTCTTTACTGGCAAACTTAGTAACCACGACTATATAACAGTAAGAGTtgcatattataataatttttagggttaattttgaaaatacaagtTGTACATACagacaaaaaataattcagAATGAAAATTTACTAGAATATTTTACCTTGCTTTAAATCTTCAGCAAAGTTGTTTAAATCCTCATCAAGTCGTTTAACGTGGCTATCTATCTAAAGCAAATACAAAAAAGATTGGGTAAGAACAATGTTCCTTCTATGCACAAGAGGCAAAAGGCAAAAATCCACATGGTTTCAATAAGTATAGTGCACATGAAAATCAATTCAAAGCAACTTTTTTCATAGTAAAAGTGAATATAGGATCTAAACTTAGCATTAGAAAGTAGccttttaacataataaaattgacttgtaagatgagatttgttctcacttatatattataatggtCATATCTATAGTTGATATGGGATCTAAAACACTTTCCTCACACCAAGGACTGGAATTCTAACGCATGAAATTACATAATTGTGAGTGATTCGTAATGATCTGATAATGCGTCTAATAAACTTCGTTAGGATAAGCTTTGATATTATCTTAAAAGTGAATTATAAACATAACTCAGTCTCACAAAACCCACTTGTAAAGTAAGATTTCTTTCTACCCTTTTATACTTACATATATGTAATTCATGTGGAATCTCCAACGCATAGAACCCTGCTCT
It includes:
- the LOC106753784 gene encoding PHD finger protein ING2 isoform X1, translated to MAIARTGVYVDDYLEYASTLPAELQRLLNTVRELDERSQSMINQTRQQTKYCLGFPSHGSKKGHHSYNNNYGNEDEDVAFEKMRKEIEGNQDSALSLCTEKVLLARQAYDLIDSHVKRLDEDLNNFAEDLKQEGKIPPDEPAILPPLPIVPKAEKRKPIYITPQPKRIDYRDRDWDRERDRDFELMPPPGSHKKEYATPMDVDQPIDPNEPTYCVCHQVSFGDMIACDNENCQGGEWFHYSCVGLTQETRFKGKWYCPTCILLPQCQR
- the LOC106753784 gene encoding PHD finger protein ING2 isoform X2, which codes for MAIARTGVYVDDYLEYASTLPAELQRLLNTVRELDERSQSMINQTRQQTKYCLGFPSHGSKKGHHSYNNNYGNEDEDVAFEKMRKEIEGNQDSALSLCTEKVLLARQAYDLIDSHVKRLDEDLNNFAEDLKQEGKIPPDEPAILPPLPIVPKAEKRKPIYITPQPKRIDYRDRDWDRERDRDFELMPPPGSHKKEYATPMDVDQPIDPNEPTYCVCHQVQINCS